A stretch of DNA from Desulfosarcina ovata subsp. ovata:
CCGGATTGTCAAATCTTCCTCTGAAACCGGGTCCTCGGTACGCAGGTAGTCATGACTGGCTTCCCAACGAAGATGTCGGGTGGCTTGCCACCATCCGGTCAAACCGACTGCGTGCTCCCAGTAATCGCTGTTTTCCAGTTTGTCATACATGGTGTATGAAGGGGCGTAGCTGGCCGATAGCGCCGCCGTGCGTCCGGAGAATTCTACCGTGACACCCGGCGAAACGGTGGTGATGGTATCGGATTCTTCGCTGTCTGGAGCCAAATAGAGGTTGTCCGTATGCTCGATACCGGTACTCAGGTGCGGCATGATGATGACCTCGGCACCCGCCATTTGCGGTGTGACGATCAGAAAACCGACCACCAAATATTCGATCAGCTTTTTCATCACAGCTTTTCCTTTTTTTGCATTTCACCGCAAAGACGCAGAGGGCGCTAAGAATTTTTATCGGCTGAAGGCCAAAGAAGATCAACAATACTCTGTGAGTTCCGCGCCTCAAACGAAGCGGGCGGTGACAGATACTTATAATTATGGAACGACGATGGTATCATCCGCCTGAATTTCGACGTTCTGGCTGAAATCCTTACCTTTCAAAATATCTTTATAGTCGATACGGATGACCTTCTCCTGGCCCTGATGACGGCGAAACAGGATGATCTCTTTTTTGGATGCCCACTCGGTAAACCCACCGGCAAGAGCGAACGCCTGCAAAACAGTCAGTTTTTTGGTAAGGGGGTACTCACCGGTTCTAACGACTTCACCCAAAATATAAAAGCGTTTGCTGGCCGCGCTCCGAACCGTAACGGTGACATGGGGCTCCGACACATAGGCCTTGAGCCCATCCTGAATGTCCAGTTTCAACTGGGTTGGCGTTTTGCCGGCAGCCATCACATCGTCAAGAAGCGGGAAAGAAAGTTTTCCGTCCAAACGAACGATGATCTCTTCCCTGGAAAAGTCGGGTTCCTTCCAAGTGACGATTTCAAGGATGTCACCGTTGCCGATAAGGTAGGAATCTTTTGGAGACTGGGCGAAGGTGTTTAGGGGTGTTACGGCAATACATATGGCAATTAATGAGGCAAAAAGTATTATTTTGCGCATAGTCAGTTCCAATTTTAAATTCTTAATTTTGAATTTTAAATTAATCATTGATTACAATAGTAATCCTTATACCATTCCACAAATTTCCCGATGCCGACATCAATCGGTGTGGCGGGTTTGAATCCCACATCCTGGATCAGATCATCCACATCGGCGTATGTGGCGGGGACATCACCCGGCTGAATGTCCATGAAATTCTTTACGGCCTTTTTGCCGATGGCGACTTCTATGGCCTGAATGAAGTCCAGCAGTTCCACCGGTTGGTTGTTGCCAATGTTGTAGATTTTGTATCGGGCGTAGGAGGTTCCGGGATCGGGTGCGTTGCCGGACCATTGGGGGTTAGGATCGGGAACAGTCTTCATCACCCGGACCACGCCTTCGACAATATCGTCAATATAGGTAAAATCCCGTTTCATTTTACCGTGATTGAAAACGTCGATAGGCTTGTCTTCGATGATGGCCTTGGTAAATAAAAACAGTGCCATGTCCGGTCTTCCCCATGGGCCGTAGACGGTGAAAAAGCGCAGGCCCGTGCAAGGCAGATCAAAAAGGTGGCTGTATGTGTGAGCCATCAATTCGTTGGATTTTTTCGAGGCAGCATAGAGGGAGACGGGGTGATCCACGTTGTGATGCACGGAAAACGGCATGTTGGTATTGGCGCCATATACCGAACTGGATGAAGCGAAAACAAGATGCTTGACATCGTTGTGCCGGCATCCTTCGAGAATGTTCACAAAACCCACCAGATTCGATTCGACGTAGGCCTGGGGGTTGGTCAACGAATACCTCACTCCCGCCTGGGCCGCCAGGTTGACCACCACATCAATGGGCGTTGATTTGAAAAGCGCCTCCATTCCCGCTTTATCCGATAAATCAGTCCTGGAGAATGTAAACTGCGGATGCGCCTTTAAAATATCGAGCCGGCTCATTTTGATTCCGGGATCGTAGTAATCGTTTAAATTGTCGACACCGATAATGGTATACCCTTCGGACAGCAGTCGCTTGGACAGATGGAAACCGATGAAACCGGCAGCGCCGGTAACGAGTGCGCATTTATATTCGAGTTGCATAAAATTTCCTTGCAGAAATGAAAACCAGTTTTTTCTCTCGCCCGCTTCGCTCGAGGACGCAGAGACTCAGAGTTTGAATTTTGAATTAAAATCGGATTATAAACCTTCATTCAAAATTTAAAATTCTCAATTCAAAATTCATTCGACCTATGGTCGAATGGCATAGCTCCGCTTGGTGGAAAACAAACCCAAAAGCTTGCTAACCGCATGAATTATATTGTATTTTATTGCCTTTTCGGCGGAAATGGTTATTTCACGGACATGAAAAATTTTGAATTCTTAGTTTTGATTTTTTAATTATCGGTAGAATTCAAAATTTAAAATTCTCAATTCAAAATTGCCCTATCTTGCCCCTTCACCAAACAAGACTGTCTTCACCGTTCGCATGATCACCATCAAATCCATAAAGATGGACATGTTCTTGATATAGAACAGATCATAGTTCAATTTTTCTTTGGCATCTTCCACAGAGGCGCCATAGGGATAACTGACCTGAGCCCAACCGGTAACGCCCGGTTTAACCGAAAAGCGTTCGGCATAGTAGGGAATCGCCTCTTCCAGTTCCTTAACAAAAAACTCCCGTTCAGGCCGTGGTCCCACAAAGCTCATTTCGCCTTTGATCACATTGAACAGCTGGGGAAACTCATCAATCCGCCACTTACGGATAAACTTCCCTACCCGGGTAACACGGTTGTCGTTGGACTGAGCCCACACCGGGCCACTTTTTTTTTCAGCATCCTGAACCATCGAACGGAATTTATGAACCATGTACGCTTTTCGTTTTTCTCCGACTCGCTCCTGAGAAAAAAATACCGGTCCCTTGGAGTCCAGTTTGATTAGAACAGCGACAATGCCAAGTATGGGAGACAAAAAAAACAGCATCACAACAGAGAGCAATAAATCACCGGTTCTTTTTATCACTCTCCGCATCCATGATTTTTTAAAGCCTTCGGAAAAAATAAGCCAACTGGGGTTGATTTTCTCGACAATCAATTTCCCCGTGAGCATTTCATAAAAGCTGGTACCTTCAATAACCTCGATTCCATCCACACGACATTGCAAAAGCTGCCGCGTTGGAAAGCCGCTACGGCGTTCTTCGATAGCGACAACAATCTTATCGATGTCCAAATCTTTTGCATTCCGACACAGGTCCGCATAGTTATTCCGGCAAATATTGGGTGATACGACCGGTGAAGCACCCTCGCAATCATCTTTAACCACGGCTGCCACCTGGTATCCACAATCTTTATTCTCATTAATTTCCCGGTGGATATTGCGAGCCAGTTCCCCGGATCCCAACAAAATGATTTTTTTGTCAAATATCCCATTGTTGAGAATATGCGTATAGGCGATTCGCCAGATAACGATAAATGCCACCACAAAGCAGATGCTGACAATAAAGATCCCTCGACCAATAATGCAGACAGGAAAAATAAAATAAACAACGGCAAGCAGAATGGCTGAGGCACCCAAGGCTTGCATCAGCCGGATAATCAGTTCCTGATAGCTGTCGGTCACTTTCATATCGTAGAGATCATTATAATACAGGCACATTTGGCAAACGAAGGCGATCAAAAGCGTTTTCAGAACCAAAGTGCGATCTTCAATGACAAAATCGATTCCGATCAACAACCAACTGGCAATGATGACCGAGGCAAAAATAAACAGCCCTTCACCAACCACGAAGAGTGCGTTTCGTACGGGATAATATTGTTTAAAAATTTGAAGCATGGGCAGCAGAGCAATTAAGAATTAATAATTTTGAATTTTGAATTAAGATCGATTTCTTTCCGGAATTCAAAATTCATCATTTAAAATTAAGAATTATTCACCGTTGTGAATCAATATTTCTTATACTTCTTATATTTCCCATAGCCATATCGTTCTGTAGTCGGCACCCGATATCCATTCATCACCACACCGAGCACTTTATCCTTACCCAATTTTTCAAGCAGTTCCCGAATCATATCTTTGGGAGTGGAAGCATACCTGACAACAATGATTATTCCATCAACATAGTTGGCTAACGCGGCGGTTTCTGCCGTCAGTTGAGGCGGCGGTGAGTCAACGATAATATAGCGATCGCTGTATCGGCTTTTGGCTTCCTTCAATAGAGATTTCATCGCCTGACTGGAAAGCAACTCAGACGGGTTGGGTGGTTGTGTGCCACCAGGCAGGAGGGTCAACTTATCCACAACCGTTTTCTGCAAGAGCGATTCCAGTGGAATTTTATTAGCAAGATAATCGCTCAACCCCGGTACACGCTCATCAAAGCCGAACCGGGTATGAATGCTGGACCGTCGCATATCACAGTCCATAAGGAGCACATGTTCCTCGATGCCTTGCGCAATGCTGATGGCAAGGTTTGCGGCGACAAAGGATTTCCCGTCACCGGGAATCGCGCTGGTCACCATGATGGAACGCGGCGGAGTGCCTGTTTTTGGAAAAAGAATGTTGGTTCGAAGAATCTTAAAAATCTCGGCCTCAACACCGTTTGGGTCGTGATACGCAACCAAATGTGGATCCAACCGGCGCTCATGAGCGGTTGGGCGGACCGGCGGTTCCGGTTTGGGTGCGACAATTTTTATTTCGTTGCCTGGTTCTCTGGCGGGATGGACGCGTTCTTCAACAGAGGCGAGCCGATTCAATTCTTTCACCCGGCCGGATTTTTCAAGCGCTTCGTGGATCTTTCCCATTGTTGGGCACCTCTGTGTGATCGCCAAGTGGCATTGGTTCAGCAAACAGCAGAAACAATAGTCCTGATGATGTCAGTTGGCGACTTTCCGGATTATCGCCAGCATGGGTTCAACACCTTTTTGTGTCAAAACGGCGAATACAGCAAAAAGGGTAAAGGAAATCGAACCAAACAGAGCGGAACAGATGTATTCAACCCGCCTGACCATCCGGGTTCGGCTATCGATGATTCTGGGTACGGTGCACAATACCGGCAATTCCAGATCTTCTTCGATATCTTCGGGCCGTTTGAATGAACTGTCCAGGTACTCAAGCAGAAAAATAATTCCACCGCCTACTGCCAGGCCTGCCCCCACAACCATGATGAACAGCTTACGCATATCCGGTTTAATCGGTTTCTGGGGAATTTTAGCTGGATCAAGAATCCTGAACTGCTCGCCTTTTTGCTTGCGCTCCATGTTTACGGCGATTTCGGCTTCCAATTTCCGTTCCAGCAAAGAGTCATAAGTGGATTGGATATTTTGATAATCGCGTCGTAATGACAACAACTCCTGCTCTCTTTTAGGTGTATTTTCAACTCTTTTTTGATAGACGGCAATTTGCGTGCGCGTGTCGGCGACATCGGCTTCAAGCCGTCTCATCTCCTGAATAATTTCATTGTATTGCGTTCGGTATTCCGGCGATAGAGATGCCGTTTGACGCCGATTGGAACCGCTGCCCGTGGACGTGGTGGTCTCCGATTGCCGATCGAGATCGGCTTGTTTTTCCATTTCCGCAATCCTGGATTTCAGCCGGACCACATCCGGGTGCCGCTCGGTATAGCGAGCCAACAAGTTTTCCAACTGGACCCGCATTTGATCGAGATCGTTGATCTCTTGCTGGTTACCCTGACCGATAATCAGCGTTGTGGGCTGTTCACGCGAAGCGGCCGCTTCATTCTGCAAGGTAACCAACCTTATCTTGGCTTCACTGAGATTTTGCTGGCTCTCACTCAAATGCTCCTGGAGCCGGTCAAGGATTCGTAAATTTGAGTCCAATTGCTCAGGAAGTTCTCCCATGTAAGACTCACGATATCGTTTCAACTGGGCTTCAACCTCTTCCAGGCGGCTTTTCATGCTCTGGAGTTCGGAATCCAAAAAATCACTGGTTCCGACGGCCTGTGCTTCTCTCAATCTTAAATTTTCATCAATGAAATAGGAAGCCAGGGCATTGGTCACTTTCATCACATCTTCCGGGCTCTTATCCTGGAAAGAAATAGAAAATGCATCACTTTCCCCACGTCGGCGACCGCTCGAAACATTCACTTTTATACGTTTGCGTAAGTTATTGACCTTGTCCTCCATGTACATTGAAGAGTTCTCTACCCCTCTTAACAATTTGAACTCTTTGATAATATTTTCGAGATTGGTTCGGCTCAAGACCTGCTGGGACAAGGTATTGATGCGTTCATTTGGATCGGTATCAACAATCGACTGCACATAATTCTGCGGCACCCGCTGGGGCTGAATCAGAATCAATGTGCTGGCTTCGTATATTTTGGGCAGTTTAATGGCCAGCACAATACCGACGATCATCGCGATAAAAAAGGGCACCATAATGATCCAGCGACGCTTGATGATCAGGTCGATGATGTATTTGGGGTCCATGGGAATGGGTTGTGAGGCCATATGTCAGTCCTTTAGCCGTTTTTTCACACCAACTGATAAAGTTTTGCCTTGTTAAGCATCGATTTATAGCTGATTCTCAATAGACCTGCGGCCTTTTTACAATTTCCACCGGTCTCGGCCAATGCCGCTTTGATGATTTTTCTTTCAACTTTATCTGCAAAGCGGGATCTGGCCTGTTTCAAGGTGAGGTTCCAGTTAGTTGAGAGAAACTGACGAACCTCATCGGTATCGATGCCACAAACCGACGGTCGTCCGCCGTTCCCGCCCTTGTCGGTATTGCACAATACCGGCAGCATATTCTCCCAATGGACCCGATCCATGAGAACCAGCTTTTTGATGACGCGTTTGAGTTCGGACACATTGCCCGGCCAGGGGTAATTAACGAACGCGTCCATCACCGGATCGGTCAATCGGCAGACCGCCCCCTGATATCGGATACTGTACTGGGTAGTAAAATACTCAGCCAGTGCCCGGATATCGCTCATATGCCGACGCAACGGCGGAACGGTAAGTTTCAACACGCTGAGCCGATGGTAGAGATCTTTTCTGAACAACCCCTTATCGACCATGGTCGATATATCCCGATGAACCATGGTAATGAAGCGGCTCGCCGCACCGGTTTTGGATATCCCCCCTGGCGCACGGTCTTCCAACAAAAGAAAAAGTTGGGCTTGAAATTCAAATGGCAGTTGCTCGGCGTTGTCAATGGCATAAAAGCACTCGTAATCCCGGCTTAAGCTGTCGATCCGGACTTTCGTTTTTCGGATCCATTCTCCGGTGACATCGCCGGCATCGATCAGGTTGAAAATCGAATTCGGGTTTCCGGATAAGCGATGCAGATCCTTGGCGATCAGCTTTTTGCCAACCCCGGATTCCCCCTGGATGAGTACGGGATCCTGGGAAGCACTGACCAGGGGCAGTTCCTGGATCAGTTTTTTGCGTTCAACGGAACCGGCGATCAAAACAGGGCCACTGAGATCCTGCTTGACATTGGTCAAGCGGTTTATAGTTGCCTGGAATGTTTGATGATTGGCAGGATATCGCAAAAAAAAGAGATTTTCCAGCCAATTGTTTTGAACGAACGCTTCAATCCTATGGTTATTTGAAAGAACAATGATCGGAAAACCGCTCTCTATGGCCTTGGCCGCATTGACAAAGCGGGAGGCCGATTCGGATGAATCCGATCGGAAAACCGCAAACGAAGGCTTGATACAGTAAATATTTTCCAGGCATACCCATTCATCCTCAAAACAGATGGGCAGAACACCGCAGTGGGAAAGCCGCATGCGGATATCGTCTCTTTCCGCTTTGCTTTTTTCTATAACCACCGCTGTTGTCTGGAGCATGGTACCGTTCCACCTAAATTGACAAATAAGCAATGGATGCCACACATGGATCGCAGCAACCACTCCGACCACATTCTACAAAAGATGTGCCAAATTACCAGATACCGTTCAATGAATATCCAGGACTGCCAGAAAATCTTTTTTCTCACTGTTATTATTAGTAATAATAAATCACCAAAAAGTTCGATAGAAAAAAGCGCCCAAAATCTATTTTTCAAAGAACGACAGTAGAGGTGAACCTATATTACATAATATGAAAACTTTTTCCACTTTTATAACAGAAAGCTCTTTTTAACGGGTTGATTGGATGTAGATTATGGTTATCGGTAAAAACCGGATGCGCTTGAATATTTTTTTGCCATCTCAGCGGTCCCCAGTAAAAACGGTGGAACACAGGGTTAGGGAACTTAGATCGAGTTCCTGTTTTTCGCGGGCATGGCCCGCTCTTACAACTGCCAGTGGCCTAACCATGTGCAGTTTCCTGTAAGAACCGGCCATGCCTGCAATCACAGGTTTTCATAATTCGGCCCCAAATGCGGTTACCCTGTGGGAGAACGCCTTGCCATTTGGTGAACATTCATATATAGCAGATAATAATCAGGATCTGCCGTCTCCTAATTTTTTTTAACAATGTAAGAGGCTGGAATGAAAAAGCCTTTCAAGTTGCTGATTATCGATGACAGTGAAGAGATCCTCACTGCACTGACGAATTATTTCTCGCAAAAGAAATATGAGGTTATCTCGGCCGCCAATGGTCTTGACGGCCTCAAATATATCGAAGCCAAGGATGCGGCCTTTGATCTGATCATTACCGATCTGGTCCTGCCCAATATCAGTGGCGTGGCAATTATTTCCATCGTTAAGAAAAAGTTCCCGGAAACACCCGTTATCGCCATTACCGGTTGGGGGGAACATCCGGAGTCGTTGGCCAAAGAGGCCCACGCGGACCATGTGCTTGAAAAACCGTTTAAGCTGCCGGAACTCGAACAACTGGTTAAAAAATTGTTAAAGCAATGAGTGAGCATTCTAAATCAAAACCCGGCCCTCCCATTGTCGGCGTCAGCAAAAATATCGAACGTGTGCGGGAACTGATCGAACATGTGGCCAGCACGGGACTGAATACGGTGGTTTTCGGGGAAAGTGGTGTCGGCAAAGAAGTTGTCGCACAGAACCTGTACCAGAAATCCCCTCGTCTGGGAAAACCCTTCATCAAGATCAATTGTGCCGCCCTGCCGGAAGGTCTCCTGGAGAGTGAATTGTTCGGCTACGAGCGTGGCGCCTTTACCGGAGCCGAACAGAAAAAGAAAGGCAAATTCCAACTGGCCCATAGCGGTGTTCTGCTCCTGGATGAAATTGGCGACATGTCGCTGCCCCTGCAGGCAAAATTGCTGCATGTCCTGCAGAGCGGCGGTGAATTCTCGCCGTTGGGCTCGGAAAAAGAGGTCAAGGCAGACACCTGGGTGATCGCCGCCACCAATCACGATCTGCAAAAAGACATCGAAGAGGGAAAATTCCGCGAGGATCTGTATTACCGACTCAATATCATCAAAATCTATCTGGCCCCACTACGTGAGCGCCCCGAGGATATTCCACCGCTGATCGACTTTTACGTTAAAGAGTATGCCGCCATGCTCAATAACCGTCGTGTCGAGAAACCCAGCGCCGATGTGATCGAGCGCATGTGTGCCTACAGTTGGCCGGGAAACGTCCGCGAACTCCAGAACGTCCTGAAACGGATGCTGGTACTGGGGGATTGCAACCAGATTATTGATGAGCTTTTCAACAATGAGAAGGCCCCCCAGAACGGGGAAAATTCCGATAGCGGTGCCGACCACCACGCCTCACTGTCCACCATTATTGATCTGGGCGGTAAAAATTCGCCGGACAATCAATCGTTTTCCTTAAAGTCAGCCAAGAAAAAAGCGGTTGAAATGGTTGAACGCGAAATCATCTCCCATGTTCTCGGGAAAACCGACTGGAACCGCAGCAAAGCGTCAAAAATATTGAAGATCAGCTATAAGACGTTGCTTTACAAGATTAGTGATCTGGGAATTTTGCCGCCGGAAAAGTAAAGGGGTCACTCACCGGTATCAACCGTCCCTTCAGGCAACCCATCTCCAGAAATCCTGTTGACGCTAACCGTTCGAAGCGTGTTGTACCATTCATCCGGTCCGTCGAAGCGCACCGGGACGTAGTTGTCGGTCAGGCCTTTCAGGCGACCGTCGCCCTTGTCACGGGTCTCTTCCACCAGAACGGTAACGGTCTCGCCGATGCGACGGTGATAAAAACCGCGCCGTTTTTCTTCACCCAAACGGCGCATCCTCCGGCAGCGGTTTTTGATGACCGGTGCCGGGATCTGCCCGCTGAAGGAAAACGCCGGCGTGCCTTCACGGGCCGAAAACGGAAAAACATGCAGATAGGTCACCGGCAGGCTGGAAATCAACTGATGGGTGTTCTCAAAAGCAGCGTCTGTCTCTCCGGGAAATCCGATCAGAGTGTCGACGCCAATGGCCGCATGGGGCACTCGGTGGATGATGGCGTGCACCCGCCCCCTGAAAAAATCTCTGGTGTACGGCCGGTGCATGCGCTTCAAAATACCGTCGTCGCCGCTTTGCAGGGGGACATGAAAATGGGGGCAGAGCCGTCCAGGCTGATTCGGGTCGGCATCGGCCAATCCAATGATCTCGTCGGAGAGCTCGGCCGGTTCAATGGAGCTGAGGCGCACCCGATTGATGGTGCCTGCCTCGCGGATGCGGCAAAGCAGGTCGTACAAACCTGTGGTCGACGATAAATCCTTGCCGTAACAGCCGATATGAATGCCGGTAAGCACCACCTCGCGGTAGCCCAGCCGTCCCAATCGGCCGATCTGATCCAGCACCTGATCCACGGGCAGGCTGCGGCTTCTTCCGCGGGCATGAGGGACGATGCAGTAGGTGCAAAAAGCATCGCAGCCATCCTGCACTTTCAGAAACGGCCGTGTGCGGCCGCCATGGGCAATGCCGGGCAACGCGTCAAATTGAGCGATTGCTCTTACATCCCCGCAGGCTGGCGTTTCCGGGGAGGCATCCATTGCGGGCAGGCCGGCCAGTATCTGCCGGGGGATCTGGTGTTTGTCGCCGTTGCCGACCACCCGGTCGACTCCGTCGATGGCGGCCAACTCCGCCGGCGCGATCTGGGCATGGCAGCCGGTCACCACGATTCGCGCCCCGGGATTGTTGCGAATGGCCTGGCGAACAGCCTGGCGGCTCTGCATGGCCGCCTTGCGGGTCACCGTACAGGTATTGACGATCACCAGGTCTGCCTGACCATCCGTTCCATATGCAAACCCGGCACCAGCTTCCACCAGGGCATTGCAGATGGCCTCGGATTCGCACTGGTTGACTTTGCAACCCAGAGTTTTGACACAAAATCTTTTCATGAATCAGAAATCCACCCCCCACCGATCACTTCATCCCCCCGGTAAAACACCGCTCCCTGCCCTGGGGTCACCGCCGCCTGGGGCACGTCGAAGCGCACCCATGCCTTATCACGGCCCACGGGAGTAACCGCCGCAGGCACCGCCCGATGCCGGTAGCGAATCCGGGTTTGAACAGCCAGGGGGGCCGATGGAGTATCATGAATCCAATTCATGTCCCTTACCCGACAACGATCGGTGGTCAACTCATCCTTGAAACCGACAACCAACCGGTTCTGCCGGATATCGATGCGAACCACGTAATACGCCTGACTGGCCGGACAGTCGATTCCGCGCCGCTGGCCGATGGTATATCGATGCAGCCCGTTGTGTCTGCCGACCCGGCGTCCGGCGGTATCCACAATATCCCCTGGCTGCGGACGAATGCCGGCCTGCGTGGTGAGAAACTGGGCATAGTCACCGTCCTGAATAAAGCACACATCCTGGCTCTCCCGGCACGTCACCGGCTGAAGTCCTTTTTGGTCCGCCAACGCCATGACCTCGGCTTTGGTCCAGGTCCCCAGTGGAAACACG
This window harbors:
- the mnmA gene encoding tRNA 2-thiouridine(34) synthase MnmA, whose amino-acid sequence is MTDRIAIAVSGGVDSLVCAHLLKQQRCDLLGLHFLTGYEKPEDRMARRIVALFASLGIPVAIVDLGAAFKKQVVDYFSDAYANGLTPNPCLVCNPLIKFGVLFEEAEKRGASRLATGHYAQVTSDPNGVYRLYKGVDPAKDQSYFLARLNQAQLARAVFPLGTWTKAEVMALADQKGLQPVTCRESQDVCFIQDGDYAQFLTTQAGIRPQPGDIVDTAGRRVGRHNGLHRYTIGQRRGIDCPASQAYYVVRIDIRQNRLVVGFKDELTTDRCRVRDMNWIHDTPSAPLAVQTRIRYRHRAVPAAVTPVGRDKAWVRFDVPQAAVTPGQGAVFYRGDEVIGGGWISDS